The following coding sequences lie in one Longimicrobium sp. genomic window:
- the gyrA gene encoding DNA gyrase subunit A, translating into MAILTPTQRDRVVPRLIEQEMRESFIDYSMSVIVQRALPDVRDGLKPVHRRILYAMHEAGLTPTRPYKKAATVVGDVLGKYHPHGDASVYDALVRMVQDFSLRYPLIDGQGNFGSIDGDAAAAYRYTEARLSPIAGELLADIDRDTVDFAPNYDDRLTEPRVLPSRVPNLLVNGSSGIAVGMSTNIPPHNIGEVVRAAVHLLDNPECDVDDLMRHLPGPDFPTGALIVGTQGIRDAYAKGRGRVVMRARVYKESRRSGKEQLVVTEIPYGTNKSRILEQIAELARGGKLADISDLRDESDRDGIRIVIELKRGADGAKILAGLYKWTALQTTFGVIALALDKGVPREFTLKEMLERFRDHRVQVVVRRSRWELDKARDEAHVLEGLIAALKRIDEVIAIIRGSRNRETAARKLEAALKLSERQSEAILNMRLSRLTQLESRELRERLAELATRIRELEALLASPEQQIAVIRAELEEMAVTYGDARRTTIFESEKTVTLQDMLAAEEVVVTVTREGFVKQIPMPVYQRAAGTGRALIGSEYESDYLERVLVASTEDTLLVFSTDGRAYALDVRDLPDPELRARGKRLHQLLELGKGVEIASVQRVKDFSSERAALFATAGGTVKRTSLDQFGRIRAGGVEAITLRQGDRLKFVAVTDGEMQVVLAGSGGRAIRFAEADVPLVGRATQGVRGMKLDARETLASMVAVKPDAELCAVTARGQGKRFLADDLPLQKRDGKGSVLSPTGKEFGELVAVLALQGDLNALLASGEGRRIRRDGIPALPREAPPEPVLELAKSERIVLVTPLAERDTATPPDAGDDVPPDPDTKGGDPSNGGSGPSDDGSGSPAIVALDDADPSVAADLADAAASENDDPRVDPSLAEDSASSDDGAPSTQDGRSADVGLADTVSAPADEVEAVSEAELFVDGGEPAMAADEMIIEDPIIEPRRPRRARGPRGEPAAAAPAAVEEPRAPEPAPEPAPAPTPAPAPVAKRTRKPARASAPEPAATPAPEPAPAPQAAEVSAPKPRRVKKAAEASPAAPEAEPELPAKAKRGKKGEPTELDLFG; encoded by the coding sequence ATGGCGATCCTCACCCCCACACAGCGCGACCGCGTAGTCCCGCGGCTGATCGAGCAGGAGATGCGCGAGTCGTTCATCGACTACTCGATGAGCGTCATTGTGCAGCGCGCGCTTCCCGACGTGCGCGACGGCCTGAAGCCGGTGCACCGCCGCATCCTGTACGCCATGCACGAGGCGGGGCTCACCCCCACCCGTCCGTACAAGAAGGCAGCGACCGTGGTGGGCGACGTGCTGGGCAAGTACCATCCGCACGGCGACGCCTCCGTCTACGACGCCCTCGTGCGGATGGTGCAGGACTTTTCCCTGCGCTATCCGCTCATCGACGGGCAGGGCAACTTCGGGTCGATCGACGGCGACGCGGCGGCGGCCTACCGCTACACCGAGGCGCGCCTTTCCCCCATCGCCGGCGAGCTGCTGGCCGACATCGACCGCGACACCGTCGATTTCGCCCCCAACTACGACGACCGCCTCACCGAGCCGCGGGTGCTCCCCTCGCGCGTTCCCAACCTGCTGGTGAACGGCTCCAGCGGCATCGCCGTGGGAATGAGCACCAACATCCCGCCCCACAACATCGGCGAGGTGGTGCGCGCGGCGGTGCACCTGCTGGACAATCCCGAGTGCGACGTCGACGACCTGATGCGCCACCTGCCCGGGCCGGACTTTCCCACCGGCGCCCTGATCGTGGGCACGCAGGGCATCCGCGACGCGTACGCCAAGGGGCGCGGCCGCGTGGTGATGCGGGCGCGGGTGTACAAGGAGTCCCGCCGCAGCGGCAAGGAGCAGCTGGTCGTCACTGAGATCCCCTACGGCACCAACAAGTCGCGCATCCTGGAGCAGATCGCCGAGCTGGCGCGCGGCGGCAAGCTGGCCGACATCAGCGACCTTCGCGACGAGTCCGACCGCGACGGCATCCGCATCGTCATCGAGCTCAAGCGCGGCGCCGACGGGGCGAAGATCCTGGCGGGGCTGTACAAGTGGACGGCGCTGCAGACCACCTTCGGCGTGATCGCCCTGGCGCTGGACAAGGGCGTGCCGCGCGAGTTCACCCTCAAGGAGATGCTGGAGCGCTTTCGCGACCACCGCGTGCAGGTGGTCGTTCGGCGCTCGCGGTGGGAGCTGGACAAGGCGCGCGACGAGGCGCACGTGCTGGAAGGGCTGATCGCCGCGCTGAAGCGGATCGACGAGGTGATCGCCATCATCCGGGGCTCGCGCAACCGCGAAACGGCGGCGCGAAAGCTGGAGGCGGCGCTGAAGCTCAGCGAGCGGCAGTCCGAGGCCATCCTGAACATGCGCCTTTCCCGCCTGACGCAGCTGGAGTCGCGCGAGCTGCGCGAGCGGCTGGCCGAGCTGGCGACGCGCATCCGCGAGCTGGAGGCGCTGCTGGCCAGCCCCGAGCAGCAGATCGCCGTCATCCGCGCCGAGCTGGAGGAGATGGCTGTCACCTACGGCGACGCGCGGCGCACGACCATCTTCGAAAGCGAAAAGACGGTCACGCTGCAGGACATGCTGGCCGCCGAAGAGGTGGTGGTCACCGTCACCCGCGAGGGCTTCGTCAAGCAGATTCCCATGCCCGTGTACCAGCGCGCGGCGGGAACCGGGCGGGCGCTGATCGGCTCCGAGTACGAGTCCGACTACCTGGAGCGGGTGCTGGTCGCCAGCACCGAGGACACGCTTCTCGTCTTTTCCACCGACGGGCGGGCGTACGCGCTGGACGTGCGCGACCTTCCCGATCCCGAGCTGCGCGCGCGCGGCAAGCGGCTTCACCAGCTGCTGGAGCTGGGCAAGGGCGTGGAGATCGCCTCGGTCCAGCGGGTGAAGGATTTCTCGTCCGAGCGCGCGGCGCTGTTCGCCACGGCGGGCGGTACGGTCAAGCGCACGTCGCTGGACCAGTTCGGCCGCATCCGCGCGGGCGGGGTGGAGGCCATCACCCTGCGCCAGGGCGACCGGCTGAAGTTCGTGGCGGTGACGGACGGGGAGATGCAGGTGGTGCTTGCCGGCTCCGGCGGCCGCGCCATCCGCTTCGCCGAGGCCGACGTGCCGCTGGTGGGCCGCGCCACGCAGGGCGTGCGCGGGATGAAGCTGGACGCGCGCGAGACGCTGGCATCCATGGTGGCCGTGAAGCCGGATGCCGAGCTGTGCGCGGTGACCGCGCGCGGCCAAGGGAAGCGCTTCCTGGCGGACGACCTTCCGCTGCAGAAGCGCGACGGCAAGGGCTCCGTGCTGTCTCCCACCGGCAAGGAGTTCGGTGAGCTGGTGGCGGTGCTGGCGCTGCAGGGAGACCTGAATGCCCTGCTGGCCTCGGGCGAGGGCCGGCGCATCCGCCGCGACGGCATCCCCGCCCTGCCCCGCGAGGCCCCGCCGGAGCCGGTGCTGGAGCTGGCCAAGTCGGAGCGGATCGTCCTGGTGACGCCCCTGGCGGAGCGCGACACCGCCACCCCGCCGGACGCCGGGGACGACGTTCCGCCCGATCCCGACACGAAGGGCGGCGATCCGTCCAATGGCGGCTCAGGTCCGTCTGACGATGGCTCAGGTTCGCCCGCCATCGTTGCGCTCGATGACGCCGATCCATCCGTCGCCGCGGACCTCGCTGACGCCGCTGCATCGGAGAACGACGATCCGCGGGTGGATCCGTCGCTGGCGGAAGACAGCGCGTCATCCGACGATGGCGCACCCTCGACGCAGGACGGGCGATCTGCGGATGTGGGTCTCGCGGACACGGTGAGCGCCCCGGCCGACGAAGTGGAAGCTGTGAGCGAAGCCGAGCTGTTCGTGGACGGTGGCGAGCCCGCAATGGCCGCCGACGAGATGATCATCGAAGATCCGATTATCGAGCCCCGGCGCCCTCGCCGCGCCCGTGGACCGCGCGGCGAGCCCGCCGCCGCAGCCCCGGCCGCCGTCGAAGAGCCTCGTGCGCCGGAGCCCGCGCCCGAACCGGCACCCGCGCCGACGCCGGCGCCGGCGCCCGTGGCGAAGCGTACGAGAAAGCCCGCGCGCGCGTCCGCACCGGAACCCGCAGCTACCCCGGCGCCGGAGCCCGCACCCGCGCCGCAAGCGGCCGAAGTGAGCGCCCCCAAACCGCGCCGCGTAAAGAAAGCGGCCGAGGCTTCCCCCGCCGCACCCGAGGCGGAGCCGGAGCTTCCCGCGAAGGCAAAGCGGGGGAAAAAGGGCGAGCCGACGGAACTGGACCTGTTCGGATGA
- a CDS encoding CoA-binding protein yields MEQDWRQNLVTTSDGIAQLLRDTKRIAVLGIKTEAQAGQPAFYVPEYLHNAGLDVVPVPVYYPDATRILGKPVYRRVADVPGPVDLVNVFRRSEDVAPHVDDILAAKPKAVWMQSGIRHEQAAQRFAEAGIKVVQDRCLMVEHRRVAR; encoded by the coding sequence ATGGAACAAGACTGGCGCCAGAACCTGGTCACCACCAGCGACGGCATTGCGCAGCTCCTACGCGACACCAAGCGCATCGCCGTGCTCGGCATCAAGACCGAGGCGCAGGCCGGCCAGCCCGCCTTCTACGTTCCCGAGTACCTGCACAACGCCGGGCTCGACGTGGTCCCCGTTCCCGTCTACTACCCCGACGCCACCCGCATCCTGGGCAAGCCCGTGTACCGCCGCGTGGCCGACGTGCCCGGCCCCGTGGACTTGGTGAACGTCTTCCGCCGGTCGGAAGACGTAGCACCGCACGTGGACGACATCCTCGCTGCCAAGCCGAAGGCCGTATGGATGCAGAGCGGCATCCGCCACGAGCAGGCGGCGCAGCGCTTCGCCGAGGCCGGCATCAAGGTGGTCCAGGACCGCTGCCTGATGGTGGAGCACCGCCGCGTCGCGCGCTGA
- a CDS encoding cytochrome c3 family protein translates to MTKVLRIAAMALLSMAAAASCRDYSPPDAPKQPIAFYHNVHAGDNKIPCMYCHYTADRSVDAGIPSVQLCVGCHVPASSAPTSLRGQAQLAFPKVKGNDSTWYNEGQKLVDYWRRGEGIPWVRIHKIPEHAKFPHYSHVNAGLQCQTCHGKVEEMKEVFQASSLRMGWCIDCHRGETPLSAAEEASVKARSSFVRKVNAMRESGGDVRGLTATYPNQRASTDCVVCHY, encoded by the coding sequence ATGACAAAGGTCCTTCGCATCGCGGCGATGGCGCTGCTCTCCATGGCGGCCGCGGCCTCGTGCCGCGACTACTCGCCGCCGGATGCGCCCAAGCAGCCCATCGCGTTCTACCACAACGTGCACGCGGGCGACAACAAGATCCCGTGCATGTACTGCCACTACACCGCCGACCGCTCGGTGGACGCGGGCATCCCCAGCGTGCAGCTGTGCGTAGGCTGCCACGTTCCGGCCAGCTCGGCGCCCACCTCGCTGCGCGGCCAGGCCCAGCTGGCGTTCCCCAAGGTCAAGGGCAACGACAGCACCTGGTACAACGAGGGGCAGAAGCTGGTGGACTACTGGCGCCGCGGCGAAGGGATTCCCTGGGTGCGCATCCACAAGATCCCCGAGCACGCCAAGTTCCCGCACTACTCGCACGTGAACGCCGGGCTGCAGTGCCAGACGTGCCACGGCAAGGTCGAGGAGATGAAGGAAGTCTTCCAGGCCTCGTCGCTGCGCATGGGCTGGTGCATCGACTGCCACCGGGGCGAAACGCCGCTGTCGGCGGCGGAAGAGGCGTCGGTGAAGGCCCGCTCGTCCTTCGTCCGCAAGGTCAACGCGATGCGGGAGTCGGGCGGCGACGTGCGCGGGCTGACGGCCACCTATCCCAACCAGCGCGCGTCCACGGACTGCGTGGTCTGCCACTACTGA
- a CDS encoding molybdopterin dinucleotide binding domain-containing protein, with translation MKRRTFLKVLGASGAATATVGCSTGEVEKLIPYVVPPEEIVPGVPTWYTSTCRECPAGCGVHVETHEGRVTKLEGNPDHPISHGNLCPRGQAAPQGLYHPDRFRGPQIMEFGEGQPRGTTWAQAERSVAEAIRRAPRGSVVYLTPGYRGTMDRLATDFAAAIGARRVDWAPLEDTPRGLSFADADLLVSFGADFLETWGSPVDYAFQFAQQHGYRDGRRGRFVWVGPHRPLTGINADLWIETRPGTEALVAQALAGGANLAQVAQQIGPENGGAETAQRRATALQTLATWWGEAGRKVAFGPGYAVRGPNGEALRQAVDRLNGGGASTPAAADARPILQLIQQMNAGQVQVILIDGNDPAYTLPGGLKFAEALKKVPTRVSFSPFPDETSASATHFLPQSHFLERWDDYTPEPGVFELVQPAMRPIFNTRAVGDILLNISRVLGVTPTAGFAGQTWLDYLRAAWAGRTTTQAAWEAALKRGGVFAGGGDASQALGFTAQPAAGATAAAAAPVPVAAAAPAPAQPAPVQATPAPAAVAFQAPRYEGPADGLHLVVYPSIRFYDGRTANRPWLLELPDPVTKVSWESWAELHPDTAKRLGLAQGDEVDITSPHGTITTRIYVYPGVVRDTVAVQMGLGHKGFGQYTEGVGANPMKLLGASVDPATGALLSAGMKVSLRATGRGNVTRLFPRGLVEQGVRVQHDRAISQAVGLTQLVQMDQQGPGHIPGSEKKIFQLKGAGGFVPEETTTDPAAYPPAGTEYGEYIENETRWAMVVDLARCIGCSACVVACFAENNIPMVGPTEIRKGRDLHWLRIERYFGTSRHEEEAYRDDATDDVRFLPMLCQHCGQAPCEPVCPVYAAYHTPDGLNGQVYNRCVGTRYCANNCPWKVRVFNWFTYQFAEPLNWQLNPDVTVREKGVMEKCTFCVQRIHEAERTASSEGRAMRDGEVVPACVQTCPTEVYVFGNIADPNSAVAKAATTNRGYRALGELNTHPAIVYLQKVTLHTPVNGGHSAPPVAHGSTEGAPQEGHEPAQQGGH, from the coding sequence ATGAAGAGACGCACCTTCCTGAAGGTGCTCGGCGCATCGGGAGCGGCGACGGCCACGGTGGGGTGCTCCACCGGCGAGGTCGAAAAGCTGATCCCGTACGTGGTGCCCCCCGAGGAGATCGTTCCCGGCGTGCCCACCTGGTACACCAGCACCTGCCGTGAATGCCCGGCCGGGTGCGGCGTGCACGTGGAAACGCACGAGGGGCGGGTCACCAAGCTCGAGGGCAACCCCGACCACCCCATCAGCCACGGCAACCTGTGCCCGCGCGGCCAGGCCGCGCCGCAGGGGCTCTATCATCCGGACCGCTTCCGCGGCCCGCAGATCATGGAGTTCGGCGAGGGCCAGCCGCGCGGCACCACCTGGGCGCAGGCCGAGCGCTCCGTGGCCGAGGCCATCCGCCGCGCCCCCCGGGGCAGCGTGGTGTACCTGACGCCCGGCTACCGCGGGACCATGGACCGCCTGGCGACCGACTTCGCCGCCGCCATCGGCGCGCGGCGGGTGGACTGGGCCCCGCTGGAAGACACCCCGCGCGGGCTGAGCTTCGCCGACGCTGACCTGCTGGTGTCGTTTGGCGCCGACTTCCTGGAAACCTGGGGGTCGCCCGTCGACTACGCCTTCCAGTTCGCCCAGCAGCACGGCTACCGCGACGGCCGCCGCGGCCGCTTCGTGTGGGTGGGCCCACACCGCCCGCTCACCGGCATCAACGCCGACCTGTGGATCGAGACCCGCCCCGGCACCGAGGCCCTGGTGGCCCAGGCGCTGGCGGGAGGCGCCAACCTGGCCCAGGTAGCGCAGCAGATCGGCCCGGAGAACGGCGGCGCCGAGACAGCCCAGCGCCGCGCCACGGCGCTGCAGACGCTGGCCACGTGGTGGGGCGAGGCCGGCCGCAAGGTGGCCTTCGGCCCCGGCTACGCGGTGCGCGGCCCCAACGGCGAGGCGCTGCGCCAAGCGGTAGACCGGCTGAACGGCGGCGGCGCGTCCACGCCCGCCGCGGCCGACGCCCGGCCCATCCTGCAGCTGATCCAGCAGATGAACGCCGGCCAGGTGCAGGTGATCCTGATCGACGGCAACGACCCGGCGTACACCCTGCCCGGCGGGCTCAAGTTCGCCGAGGCGCTGAAGAAGGTGCCCACGCGCGTCAGCTTCAGCCCGTTCCCGGACGAGACGTCGGCGTCGGCCACGCACTTCCTGCCCCAGAGCCATTTCCTGGAGCGCTGGGACGACTACACGCCCGAACCGGGGGTGTTCGAGCTGGTGCAGCCCGCCATGCGGCCCATCTTCAACACCCGCGCGGTCGGCGACATCCTGCTGAACATCTCCCGCGTGCTGGGCGTCACGCCCACCGCGGGCTTCGCCGGCCAGACCTGGCTGGACTACCTGCGCGCCGCCTGGGCGGGCCGCACGACCACGCAGGCGGCCTGGGAAGCGGCGCTCAAGCGCGGCGGCGTGTTCGCCGGCGGCGGCGACGCCTCGCAGGCGCTCGGCTTCACCGCCCAGCCCGCGGCCGGCGCGACCGCGGCAGCCGCCGCTCCGGTCCCGGTCGCCGCGGCGGCGCCCGCGCCCGCGCAGCCCGCCCCGGTGCAGGCCACGCCCGCGCCGGCCGCGGTCGCCTTCCAGGCCCCGCGCTACGAGGGGCCGGCCGACGGGCTTCACCTGGTGGTGTACCCGTCCATCCGCTTCTACGACGGCCGCACGGCCAACCGGCCCTGGCTGCTGGAGCTCCCGGACCCGGTCACCAAGGTGAGCTGGGAGTCGTGGGCCGAGCTGCACCCCGACACCGCCAAGCGGCTGGGGCTGGCCCAGGGCGACGAGGTAGACATCACCTCGCCGCACGGCACCATCACCACCCGCATTTACGTGTACCCCGGCGTCGTCCGCGACACCGTGGCCGTGCAGATGGGGCTGGGCCACAAGGGGTTCGGCCAGTACACCGAGGGCGTGGGTGCCAACCCCATGAAGCTGCTGGGCGCCAGCGTCGACCCGGCAACCGGCGCGCTGCTCTCCGCCGGGATGAAGGTGAGCCTGCGCGCCACGGGGCGCGGCAACGTCACCCGGCTGTTCCCGCGCGGCCTGGTGGAGCAGGGCGTGCGCGTGCAGCACGACCGCGCCATCTCGCAGGCGGTGGGGCTCACCCAGCTCGTGCAGATGGACCAGCAGGGGCCGGGGCACATCCCGGGCTCGGAAAAGAAGATCTTCCAGCTGAAGGGCGCCGGCGGCTTCGTTCCGGAAGAAACGACCACCGACCCGGCGGCCTATCCCCCGGCGGGCACGGAGTACGGCGAGTACATCGAGAACGAGACGCGCTGGGCCATGGTGGTAGACCTGGCCCGGTGCATCGGCTGCTCGGCGTGCGTGGTGGCCTGCTTCGCCGAGAACAACATCCCCATGGTGGGGCCCACGGAGATCCGGAAGGGGCGCGACCTTCACTGGCTGCGCATCGAGCGGTACTTCGGCACCAGCCGCCACGAGGAAGAGGCGTACCGCGACGACGCGACGGACGACGTGCGGTTCCTGCCCATGCTCTGCCAGCACTGCGGCCAGGCGCCCTGCGAGCCGGTGTGCCCGGTGTACGCGGCGTACCACACGCCCGACGGGCTGAACGGGCAGGTGTACAACCGCTGCGTGGGCACGCGCTACTGCGCCAACAACTGTCCGTGGAAGGTGCGCGTCTTCAACTGGTTCACCTACCAGTTCGCCGAGCCGCTGAACTGGCAGCTTAACCCGGACGTGACGGTGCGCGAAAAGGGCGTCATGGAAAAGTGCACCTTCTGCGTGCAGCGCATCCACGAGGCCGAGCGCACCGCCAGCTCCGAGGGGCGCGCCATGCGCGACGGCGAGGTGGTGCCGGCGTGCGTGCAGACCTGCCCCACGGAGGTGTACGTCTTCGGCAACATCGCCGATCCGAACAGCGCGGTGGCCAAGGCGGCCACCACCAACCGCGGCTACCGCGCGCTGGGCGAGCTGAACACGCACCCGGCCATCGTATACCTGCAGAAGGTGACCCTCCACACGCCGGTGAACGGCGGCCACTCGGCGCCGCCGGTGGCGCACGGCTCCACGGAGGGAGCGCCGCAGGAAGGCCACGAACCGGCCCAGCAGGGAGGCCACTGA
- the nrfD gene encoding NrfD/PsrC family molybdoenzyme membrane anchor subunit, translating to MQTVTRSVFHPHVESYEQVNRDSMRLLTKPGKGYVALLAMAVSLVGLLVFAELHNIIYGLGMVGENWAVLITTFVFWVGIGHAGTLISAILYLFRAPWRQAVYRFAEAMTVFAVLTAALFPLLHIGRPWFFYWLLPLPSQRGIWPNFRSPLLWDVFAVTTYLTVSSVFFYIGLIPDIAAARDATTDPMRKRIYGVLALGWRGTDREWRHFTRAYLFLAALATPLVLSVHSVVSWDFAVSIVPGWHTTIFAPYFVAGAILSGVAMVVTLMVPVHRIFRLGAYFTPLHYDRLAKLLLLTSCIVGYAYAMEYFMAYYSGELYERDVFWDRVTGDYWWAGWSMITFNAILPQLLWIKKIRQNLNAFFIITIFVNIGMWYERFVIIAPSLSHSYEPWKFWNIHMTWVDASLLLGSFGWFFMWFLLFLRFLPGLSIAEIKEVLPPPMRHAGAHHQAHDEHEMTTETLPTGYREREVR from the coding sequence ATGCAGACGGTGACGCGCTCCGTATTCCACCCGCACGTCGAGTCGTACGAGCAGGTAAACCGTGACTCCATGCGGCTGCTCACGAAGCCCGGCAAGGGCTACGTGGCGCTGCTGGCCATGGCGGTGTCGCTGGTGGGCCTGCTGGTGTTCGCCGAGCTTCACAACATCATCTACGGCCTGGGGATGGTGGGTGAGAACTGGGCCGTTCTCATCACCACCTTCGTGTTCTGGGTGGGCATCGGCCACGCGGGAACGCTGATCTCGGCCATCCTGTACCTGTTCCGGGCGCCCTGGCGGCAGGCCGTCTACCGCTTCGCCGAGGCGATGACGGTGTTCGCGGTGCTCACGGCGGCGCTGTTCCCGCTCCTGCACATCGGGCGGCCCTGGTTCTTCTACTGGCTGCTGCCGCTCCCCAGCCAGCGCGGCATCTGGCCGAACTTCCGGTCGCCGCTGCTCTGGGACGTGTTCGCGGTGACCACGTACCTCACGGTCAGCTCGGTGTTCTTCTACATCGGCCTGATCCCCGACATCGCGGCTGCGCGCGACGCCACGACCGACCCCATGCGCAAGCGCATCTACGGCGTGCTGGCGCTGGGATGGCGGGGGACGGACCGCGAGTGGCGCCACTTCACCCGGGCGTACCTGTTCCTGGCCGCGCTGGCCACGCCGCTGGTGCTTTCGGTGCACTCGGTGGTGTCGTGGGACTTCGCCGTGTCCATCGTGCCGGGGTGGCACACCACCATCTTCGCCCCGTACTTCGTGGCGGGCGCCATCCTTTCGGGTGTGGCCATGGTGGTGACGCTGATGGTGCCGGTGCACCGCATCTTCCGGCTGGGGGCGTACTTTACCCCGCTGCACTACGACCGCCTGGCCAAGCTGCTGCTGCTGACCTCCTGCATCGTGGGCTACGCCTACGCCATGGAGTACTTCATGGCGTACTACAGCGGCGAACTGTACGAGCGCGACGTGTTCTGGGACCGCGTGACGGGCGACTACTGGTGGGCGGGGTGGTCCATGATCACCTTCAACGCCATCCTGCCGCAGCTGCTGTGGATCAAGAAGATCCGGCAGAACCTGAACGCGTTCTTCATCATCACGATCTTCGTGAACATCGGGATGTGGTACGAGCGGTTCGTGATCATCGCGCCGTCGCTCTCCCACAGCTACGAGCCGTGGAAGTTCTGGAACATCCACATGACGTGGGTGGACGCGAGCCTGCTGCTGGGCAGCTTCGGCTGGTTCTTCATGTGGTTCCTGCTGTTCCTGCGCTTCCTGCCGGGGCTGTCGATCGCCGAGATCAAGGAGGTGCTGCCGCCGCCCATGCGTCACGCGGGGGCTCACCACCAGGCGCACGACGAGCACGAGATGACCACCGAGACGCTGCCCACCGGCTACCGGGAGCGGGAGGTTCGATGA
- a CDS encoding DUF3341 domain-containing protein, whose amino-acid sequence MSKLTTGVLGVFPHLDTTTDAIRRLRAEGFELTVYSPTPRHEVEEALGTKESPVRIFTLMGAFTGTAAGTALATWASIDWPLIVGGKSIVSLPAFSVIMFELTILLGALSTVAGLFILGRLPHLGPAEAPMYHPSFTAGNFGVFAHAPRDRYSDVQRIMNESGSEEVLVDHR is encoded by the coding sequence ATGAGCAAGCTTACCACGGGTGTCCTGGGCGTGTTTCCGCACCTGGACACGACCACCGACGCCATCCGGCGCCTGCGCGCCGAGGGCTTCGAGCTGACGGTGTATTCGCCCACGCCGCGCCACGAGGTAGAAGAGGCGCTGGGCACCAAGGAAAGCCCGGTGCGCATCTTCACCCTGATGGGCGCCTTCACGGGAACGGCGGCCGGCACGGCGCTGGCCACCTGGGCCTCCATCGACTGGCCGCTGATCGTGGGCGGCAAGAGCATCGTGTCGCTGCCGGCGTTCAGCGTCATCATGTTCGAGCTCACCATCCTGCTGGGCGCGCTCAGCACGGTGGCGGGCCTGTTCATCCTGGGGCGCCTGCCGCACCTGGGGCCGGCCGAGGCGCCCATGTACCACCCGTCGTTCACGGCGGGCAACTTCGGCGTGTTCGCCCACGCTCCCCGCGACCGGTACAGCGACGTGCAGCGGATCATGAACGAGAGCGGTTCGGAGGAGGTGCTCGTTGACCACCGCTAA
- a CDS encoding cytochrome c translates to MTTAKLRRGAHAAGLAALVAALPACTDWAGHDLDMAAGKVPAFSTMRDDVVPDPYEMVREPVPGTVPTVHPLGDVPGRYSQTQLDSIAPLLRNPLPRNPQVLARGKAMYEQHCTACHGALGDGKGPVIGADKFPFAPALNAGPTQGRSDGYLYAVIDVGRGLMPPYGARVTHLDRWAIVSYVRQLQGSLETQAPPPNVSGVGAAVDTAQPTEPAPSAGTQPASPQMAAPSTQEAP, encoded by the coding sequence TTGACCACCGCTAAGCTCAGGCGCGGCGCGCACGCGGCCGGCCTGGCTGCGCTCGTGGCGGCGCTTCCCGCCTGCACCGACTGGGCGGGGCACGACCTGGACATGGCCGCGGGCAAGGTCCCCGCCTTTTCCACCATGCGCGACGACGTGGTTCCGGACCCGTACGAGATGGTGCGCGAGCCGGTGCCGGGCACCGTGCCCACGGTGCACCCGCTGGGCGACGTGCCCGGACGCTACTCGCAGACGCAGTTGGATTCCATCGCCCCGCTGCTGCGCAACCCGCTGCCGCGCAACCCGCAGGTGCTGGCGCGCGGCAAGGCCATGTACGAGCAGCACTGCACCGCCTGCCACGGCGCGCTGGGTGACGGCAAGGGGCCGGTGATCGGGGCCGACAAGTTCCCGTTCGCCCCCGCGCTGAACGCCGGGCCCACGCAGGGCCGCAGCGACGGCTACCTCTACGCCGTGATCGACGTGGGCCGCGGCCTGATGCCTCCGTACGGGGCCCGCGTGACGCACCTGGACCGCTGGGCGATCGTGTCGTACGTGCGCCAGCTGCAGGGCAGCCTGGAAACGCAGGCCCCGCCGCCCAACGTGTCGGGCGTGGGCGCGGCCGTCGATACGGCGCAGCCCACCGAGCCGGCGCCCTCGGCGGGCACGCAGCCGGCGTCGCCGCAGATGGCGGCACCCAGCACTCAAGAAGCCCCCTGA